The region TGTCTTTGTTGATGGACTCGGCAAGATAACCGTCCTCTTCCCCCATCATCTCCGTCGCCAGACGAATACGCGTTAGCGGCGTGCGCAGGTCATGGCTTACGCCCGCCATCAGCAGCGTACGGTCATCCGCCAGCTGCTTCACGCCTGCCGCCATATGGTTAAACGCGCGCGTCACCGAACGGACCTCCGAGGCGCCATACTCGCGCAGAGGAGGTGGAATAATCCCTTTACCGACCTGCAGCGCGGCGTGCTCCAGGTCGACCAGCGGTCGGTTCTGTATACGGATAAATAGCCACGCGCCGCCTATCGCCAGCAGCATAATCGCCAGGGTGTAGCGGAACAGCGGCGAGAAGTCGCCCTGATGGATTTCGGTCAGCGGAACGCGCACCCAGATATTGGGTGACAGCCAGGTTTTCAGCCAGACGACGGGCGAGCTTTTGTTGACCTCAACGCGCACTTCCGTCGGGCCGCCCAGCTGCTGCGCCATCTGCTGGCTGAGAAATTCGTAGTGCTGCGCCCAGCGCAGGCCAGCGTCTTCCGCCGCTTCGTTGGAGTAGAGCGAAATGCCCAGCTCACGGTAGATTTCACGGCGAAACGCCGGGGGAACGACGAGCTGCGTGCCGTCCTCCAGCTGCAGTTTATCGGTCATCAGCATACGGACTTCGTAGGCCAGGACCTTATTAAACTGCTGGAGGCTCGGCAGGATCGCAAAGTTCAGCACCACCAGATAGGTCGTCACCAGGCTGACGAACAGCAGGGTGACGATCAGTAACAGGGTGCGGGCAAACGAGCTACGCGGCGAGAAGCGCATTCGCCTCATGCTTTAGAGCCGTCCGGGACGAACACGTAGCCCAGACCCCATACGGTCTGAATATAACGAGGATGAGCAGGATCTTCTTCCACCATGCGGCGCAGGCGAGAGATCTGCACGTCAATAGAGCGTTCCATTGCGGAGTATTCGCGACCGCGCGCCAGGTTCATCAGCTTGTCACGGGAAAGCGGTTCACGCGGGTGGCTGACCAGCGCTTTCAGTACCGCAAACTCGCCGCTGGTGAGCGGCATTGGCTCGTCTTCACGGAACATCTCGCGCGTGCCGAGATTCAGCTTGAACTTGCCGAAGGCGATGACGGCTTCTTCCTGCGACGGTGCACCAGGCAGTTCGTTCGCCTGACGGCGGAGAACAGCGCGAATACGCGCCAGCAGTTCACGCGGGTTAAACGGTTTTGGAATATAGTCGTCCGCGCC is a window of Enterobacter cloacae complex sp. ECNIH7 DNA encoding:
- the envZ gene encoding two-component system sensor histidine kinase EnvZ is translated as MRRMRFSPRSSFARTLLLIVTLLFVSLVTTYLVVLNFAILPSLQQFNKVLAYEVRMLMTDKLQLEDGTQLVVPPAFRREIYRELGISLYSNEAAEDAGLRWAQHYEFLSQQMAQQLGGPTEVRVEVNKSSPVVWLKTWLSPNIWVRVPLTEIHQGDFSPLFRYTLAIMLLAIGGAWLFIRIQNRPLVDLEHAALQVGKGIIPPPLREYGASEVRSVTRAFNHMAAGVKQLADDRTLLMAGVSHDLRTPLTRIRLATEMMGEEDGYLAESINKDIEECNAIIEQFIDYLRTGQEMPMEMADLNAVLGEVVAAESGYEREIDTDLQAGEIQVRMHPLSIKRAVANMVVNAARYGNGWIKVSSGSELNRAWFQVEDDGPGIKPEQRKHLFQPFVRGDSARSTSGTGLGLAIVQRIIDNHNGLLEIGTSKRGGLSIRAWLPVPVTRGQVKES
- the ompR gene encoding osmolarity response regulator transcription factor OmpR, which encodes MQENYKILVVDDDMRLRALLERYLTEQGFQVRSVANAEQMDRLLTRESFHLMVLDLMLPGEDGLSICRRLRSQSNPMPIIMVTAKGEEVDRIVGLEIGADDYIPKPFNPRELLARIRAVLRRQANELPGAPSQEEAVIAFGKFKLNLGTREMFREDEPMPLTSGEFAVLKALVSHPREPLSRDKLMNLARGREYSAMERSIDVQISRLRRMVEEDPAHPRYIQTVWGLGYVFVPDGSKA